Proteins co-encoded in one Paenarthrobacter ureafaciens genomic window:
- a CDS encoding 5'-3' exonuclease has protein sequence MSGSGMARLMLLDTASLYFRAFYGVPDTIRRKDGTPVNAVRGLLDMIARLTTDYQATHLIACWDNNWRPKWRVDLIPSYKSHRVAEEVSSGPDVEVVPEALQAQIPLISHVLELAGIAMVGVDDHEADDVIGSYAGRQSMPVDVVTGDRDLFQLVDDEKSIRVIYTARGMKNLEVLTEVDVVRKYRVLPQQYADFATLRGDSSDGLPGVAGIGEKTAASLLATHGSLAGLLEAAEAADGGLSAGVKAKLAAAADYLEVAPAVVNVVRDLDLPSLDEVGAQLKPVNGASRDQLQELSTEWNLGGAVKRLLDAFDAPR, from the coding sequence ATGTCAGGATCAGGTATGGCCCGACTTATGCTCCTGGACACTGCCTCGCTCTACTTCCGTGCCTTCTATGGCGTTCCGGACACCATCCGCCGAAAGGACGGCACCCCGGTCAATGCCGTCCGCGGCCTTCTGGACATGATTGCCAGGCTGACCACGGATTATCAGGCAACGCATCTGATCGCTTGCTGGGATAACAACTGGCGGCCCAAGTGGCGGGTGGACCTCATACCCAGCTACAAATCCCACCGAGTGGCGGAAGAGGTAAGTTCAGGTCCCGACGTCGAGGTTGTTCCCGAAGCCCTCCAAGCGCAGATTCCCTTGATCAGCCACGTGCTTGAGCTGGCTGGAATCGCGATGGTGGGCGTCGACGATCACGAGGCCGATGACGTGATCGGAAGCTATGCGGGCCGACAGTCCATGCCGGTGGACGTTGTGACGGGGGACCGGGACCTTTTTCAATTGGTGGATGACGAGAAGTCGATCCGTGTCATCTACACGGCCCGAGGCATGAAGAACCTTGAGGTACTGACAGAGGTGGACGTCGTGCGCAAGTATCGCGTCCTGCCGCAGCAATACGCCGACTTCGCCACGCTCCGGGGAGATTCATCCGATGGACTGCCGGGCGTGGCGGGCATCGGCGAGAAGACAGCTGCGTCGCTGCTCGCCACACATGGTTCACTCGCCGGCCTCCTCGAGGCGGCAGAAGCGGCCGACGGCGGGCTGTCCGCCGGCGTTAAAGCAAAACTCGCCGCGGCCGCCGACTACCTGGAGGTAGCTCCTGCGGTGGTCAACGTGGTCCGTGACCTCGACCTGCCTTCCCTCGACGAGGTAGGCGCACAGTTGAAACCGGTGAACGGGGCTTCCCGTGACCAGTTACAGGAGCTCAGCACTGAATGGAACCTGGGCGGTGCCGTGAAACGCCTGCTCGACGCCTTCGACGCTCCCCGGTGA
- a CDS encoding HNH endonuclease signature motif containing protein: MGLSGQVVVERAGRPGAAAANGGGPPGVGDLPSKYPSGGGGVVEDVMEALEDGAAVLEAARALALPAGHVFDVQEAADFAARVEDLSRSIGYLQIIAAHAVERTRTEAKHNPAQTAPGWRTGWTQTPHPAHPHTPGTTARAGRPASVAGAGAVLGAVAGSGPVTSSVAGPGSVLDDGYRNAAEFLRARLRIDIREARRRLTQAALLLPGTTLTGETITPRHEHLATAFAATDVPSRSATIITTALERVAFIAHPDTLTTMEHALTRTATDNDPDFLAKTAQHWINRIDHDGPEPTEKELRPIQGAFIRKPRRGLHHIEIFATDEQYETLITTMNTATNPRLTPHNNPNTTSAGTTASPSTVSAVSAATSVSNANTVSTVSAVRVSGRSTPGPELDRRSRAQKLLDGLITGCNYALRTGRLPANGGLKPQLTVTIDANDLYPRLQNPPHQPTQPDQPTRPARPDKGGSSARPGSATATFTGPIHASTIRKIACDADILPVLLGTNGQILDIGRTTRIFPPHIRKAIAARDQGCTFPDCTIPAPWCEAHHITYWSQGGTTSTNNGTLLCSHHHHLIHKEQWKITTHQGIPWFTPPPHIDPTQTPQRNHHHTPHRT; encoded by the coding sequence ATGGGTTTGAGCGGGCAGGTTGTGGTTGAACGGGCGGGTAGGCCCGGTGCTGCTGCTGCCAACGGCGGTGGACCTCCCGGCGTCGGTGACCTTCCCAGCAAATACCCTTCCGGCGGCGGTGGGGTCGTTGAGGATGTCATGGAGGCGTTGGAGGACGGGGCGGCGGTGTTGGAGGCTGCCCGTGCCCTGGCGTTACCGGCAGGACACGTGTTCGATGTTCAGGAAGCAGCAGACTTCGCTGCCCGGGTCGAGGACCTCTCCCGAAGCATCGGCTACCTGCAGATCATCGCAGCCCACGCGGTCGAGCGCACCCGTACCGAAGCCAAACACAACCCCGCACAGACCGCCCCGGGCTGGCGGACCGGCTGGACCCAAACCCCACACCCCGCCCACCCGCACACACCCGGCACCACTGCCCGGGCCGGCCGTCCGGCCTCCGTTGCCGGTGCCGGTGCCGTGCTTGGAGCCGTTGCGGGGTCCGGGCCTGTCACGTCTTCTGTTGCGGGGCCTGGTTCGGTACTTGATGACGGGTACCGCAACGCCGCCGAGTTCCTGCGCGCCAGGCTCCGGATCGATATCCGCGAAGCCCGCCGCCGCCTGACCCAAGCCGCGCTCCTGCTGCCCGGAACCACCCTCACCGGCGAAACCATCACCCCACGCCACGAACACCTCGCCACCGCGTTCGCCGCCACCGACGTGCCCTCCCGCTCAGCGACCATCATCACCACAGCCCTCGAACGCGTCGCCTTCATCGCCCACCCCGACACCCTCACCACCATGGAACACGCCCTGACCCGCACCGCCACCGACAACGACCCCGACTTCCTGGCCAAAACCGCCCAACACTGGATCAACCGCATCGACCACGACGGACCCGAACCCACCGAAAAAGAACTCCGCCCCATCCAAGGAGCCTTCATCCGCAAACCCCGCCGCGGACTCCACCACATCGAAATCTTCGCCACCGACGAACAATACGAAACCCTCATCACCACCATGAACACCGCCACCAACCCACGCCTAACCCCACACAACAACCCCAACACCACCAGCGCGGGCACTACTGCCAGCCCCAGCACCGTCAGCGCCGTCAGCGCTGCCACCAGCGTCAGCAACGCCAACACCGTCAGCACGGTCAGTGCCGTCAGGGTCAGCGGGCGCAGCACACCCGGGCCCGAACTGGACCGCCGCTCCCGCGCCCAGAAACTCCTCGACGGTCTCATCACCGGCTGCAACTACGCCTTGCGCACCGGCAGACTCCCCGCCAACGGAGGCCTCAAACCCCAACTCACCGTCACCATCGACGCCAACGACCTCTACCCCCGACTCCAAAACCCACCACACCAGCCAACCCAGCCAGACCAGCCAACCCGGCCAGCCCGGCCAGACAAGGGCGGCTCCTCAGCCCGGCCGGGCAGCGCAACAGCGACCTTCACCGGCCCCATCCACGCCAGCACCATCCGCAAAATCGCCTGCGACGCCGACATCCTGCCCGTCCTCCTCGGAACCAACGGACAAATCCTCGACATCGGCCGCACCACCCGGATCTTCCCACCCCACATCCGCAAAGCCATCGCCGCAAGAGACCAAGGCTGCACCTTCCCCGACTGCACCATCCCCGCACCCTGGTGCGAAGCCCACCACATCACCTACTGGTCACAAGGAGGCACCACCAGCACCAACAACGGCACCCTCCTGTGCTCACACCACCACCACCTCATCCACAAAGAACAATGGAAAATCACCACCCACCAAGGCATCCCATGGTTCACACCACCACCCCACATCGACCCCACCCAAACACCCCAACGAAACCACCACCACACACCCCACCGAACATGA
- a CDS encoding NAD(P)-dependent alcohol dehydrogenase — translation MPTATAYAAPSATGDLALTTIERREVGPHDVHIDIKFAGICHSDIHTVRGEWGTRQYPLAPGHEIAGIVTEVGSEVTKHKVGDRVGVGCMVNSCKECANCEAGEEQYCLNGNVGTYGSVDLDGTITQGGYSSDVVVNEDFVVSIPESLDLDVAAPLLCAGITTYSPLRHWGAGPGKKVAVVGLGGLGHMAVKLASAMGAEVTVLSQSLKKMEDGLKLGAKDYYATSDPATFEKLGGTFDLIINTVSASIDISAYLKLLALDGTLVNVGAPAEPLPVQAGALIGGRRSFAGSAIGGIRETQEMLNFCAEHGLGAEIEVIPAEKINEAYERVLASDVRYRFVIDAATIA, via the coding sequence ATGCCTACCGCTACCGCATACGCTGCCCCTTCGGCCACAGGAGACCTCGCCCTCACCACCATTGAGCGTCGCGAAGTCGGCCCGCACGACGTCCACATCGACATCAAATTCGCTGGCATTTGCCACTCGGACATCCACACGGTCCGCGGCGAATGGGGCACGCGGCAGTACCCTCTGGCACCCGGACACGAAATAGCCGGGATCGTTACTGAAGTAGGTTCCGAGGTGACCAAGCACAAGGTCGGCGACCGCGTCGGCGTGGGCTGCATGGTCAATTCGTGCAAGGAATGCGCCAACTGCGAAGCAGGCGAAGAGCAGTACTGCCTGAACGGCAACGTCGGCACCTACGGATCCGTGGACCTCGACGGCACCATCACCCAGGGCGGCTACTCCAGCGACGTGGTGGTGAACGAAGATTTCGTTGTTTCCATCCCGGAATCGCTGGACCTCGACGTCGCAGCCCCGCTGCTGTGCGCCGGAATCACCACCTATTCACCCCTGCGTCACTGGGGCGCGGGACCCGGCAAGAAGGTCGCTGTGGTGGGACTCGGCGGCTTGGGCCACATGGCTGTCAAGCTAGCCAGCGCCATGGGTGCTGAGGTCACGGTGCTGTCCCAGTCCCTCAAGAAGATGGAGGACGGCTTGAAGCTCGGGGCCAAGGACTACTACGCCACAAGCGACCCCGCCACCTTCGAGAAGCTCGGGGGAACTTTCGACCTCATCATCAACACCGTCAGCGCATCCATTGATATCAGCGCCTACCTGAAGCTGCTCGCCCTGGACGGAACGTTGGTCAACGTGGGAGCCCCCGCAGAACCGCTCCCTGTCCAAGCGGGCGCCTTGATCGGCGGACGCAGGTCCTTCGCCGGGTCTGCGATCGGTGGCATCCGCGAAACCCAGGAAATGCTCAATTTCTGTGCCGAGCATGGCCTCGGTGCCGAGATCGAAGTCATTCCCGCGGAGAAGATCAACGAAGCCTACGAGCGCGTCCTCGCCTCGGACGTTCGGTACCGCTTCGTCATCGATGCGGCCACCATCGCCTAG